A region of Treponema sp. J25 DNA encodes the following proteins:
- a CDS encoding ATP-grasp domain-containing protein: MKQALLILGAGILQGPAIRLAKEEGLYTVVVDGNPQAPLASLADRFEPIDLKDKERILAFAQNIQKTIPLAGVMTAGTDFSATVAYVAEHLGLPGIPYECALDASDKERMRRRFKEAGVPSPDFVALTELPAADWVPPFAFPVVVKPVDNMGARGCRRADTVTELHEAIRGAFPYSRSGRVIVEEYMEGPEYSVDAIVYEGRITICGVADRHIFFPPYFIEMGHTMPTDTDPALVEQLIAVFSRGVRALGITHGAAKGDVKLTPRGPMIGEIAARLSGGYMSGWTYPYASGVEPTRAAIQVAIGRAPTNLEPKRYWTSAERAFISIPGTIREIHGIDAARAVPNVRDVFPRVAPGDTVQFPENNVTKCGNVISVAPERSEAIVAAERAVQQILIRLRYPDERTEAFLQDMETRNPGEVCFPPDAYSLSPDLLSAIKRLPDPSSLCPSPEGTLNLLVVPGLLETAATDYVGRSLREGLVAVEALTGLRFRFRSFTNFEGETSGALGKQFWLSFVRGGYQGAVYYLDTLLK; this comes from the coding sequence ATGAAACAGGCACTTTTGATTCTTGGCGCGGGCATCCTGCAGGGCCCCGCCATTCGTCTTGCAAAGGAAGAAGGATTATACACAGTAGTGGTTGATGGAAACCCCCAGGCTCCCCTGGCAAGCCTGGCCGATCGATTTGAACCGATCGATTTGAAAGATAAGGAGAGGATCCTTGCCTTTGCCCAGAACATTCAGAAAACGATACCTCTGGCGGGGGTCATGACGGCGGGTACCGATTTTTCTGCTACCGTGGCCTACGTGGCAGAACACCTGGGACTACCGGGCATTCCATATGAGTGTGCTCTGGACGCAAGTGACAAAGAACGGATGCGACGGCGCTTTAAAGAGGCCGGGGTGCCTTCGCCGGACTTTGTGGCCCTTACGGAACTGCCTGCCGCCGATTGGGTTCCCCCCTTCGCTTTTCCCGTGGTGGTAAAACCGGTGGATAACATGGGTGCCCGGGGATGCCGCCGGGCCGATACGGTGACAGAATTGCATGAGGCTATAAGGGGTGCCTTTCCGTATTCCCGCAGTGGCCGGGTTATCGTAGAGGAATACATGGAAGGTCCCGAATATTCGGTGGATGCCATCGTGTATGAGGGCCGGATTACCATCTGTGGCGTGGCGGACCGGCATATTTTTTTTCCCCCCTACTTCATAGAAATGGGGCATACCATGCCTACCGATACGGACCCCGCCCTGGTAGAACAACTGATTGCCGTTTTTTCCCGGGGAGTCCGGGCCCTGGGGATTACCCATGGGGCCGCGAAGGGGGATGTAAAGCTCACACCCCGGGGGCCCATGATTGGGGAAATTGCGGCCCGCCTTTCGGGGGGCTATATGTCGGGCTGGACCTACCCCTACGCATCGGGGGTGGAACCCACCCGGGCGGCCATTCAGGTGGCTATTGGCAGGGCCCCAACGAATCTGGAGCCAAAGCGGTACTGGACCAGCGCGGAGCGGGCCTTTATCTCCATTCCCGGTACCATCCGGGAAATCCACGGCATCGATGCCGCCCGGGCGGTGCCGAATGTGCGGGATGTTTTCCCTCGGGTTGCTCCGGGAGATACGGTCCAGTTCCCTGAAAACAATGTTACCAAATGCGGCAATGTAATTTCTGTTGCTCCCGAACGATCTGAGGCCATAGTCGCTGCGGAGAGGGCGGTGCAGCAAATCCTTATTAGGCTCCGTTATCCTGATGAGAGAACCGAAGCCTTCTTGCAGGATATGGAAACAAGGAATCCAGGAGAAGTCTGCTTTCCTCCTGATGCCTATTCCCTTTCCCCGGATCTTCTCTCTGCTATCAAAAGATTACCCGATCCTTCTTCTCTCTGCCCCTCGCCGGAGGGAACCCTGAATCTTCTGGTTGTTCCCGGTCTGTTGGAGACCGCCGCCACTGATTATGTGGGCCGTTCGCTCCGGGAAGGTCTTGTGGCAGTGGAAGCCTTGACAGGCCTTCGTTTCCGTTTCCGATCATTTACCAATTTTGAGGGGGAAACCTCTGGGGCTCTGGGGAAGCAATTCTGGCTTTCCTTTGTGCGGGGAGGCTATCAAGGGGCAGTGTATTATCTGGATACTCTCCTAAAGTAG
- a CDS encoding N-acetylmuramoyl-L-alanine amidase translates to MGIPADYRSEWSGKGMSVTILVCVFLLFVIPLAAQESFLSLEDTLSRLSATFYYDPLGEVGVLDVAGHRCVFPLWVSPDSLVASPLVPVIIDGATVFYAEAPVFRQGKPQFPSSFVETLRQRIAELEEEEKSRFRIAAIVIDPGHGGKDPGAVGELMKNGKKLTLREKDITLRAGKELYGLLKKQYPDKRILLTRDEDVYVSLEDRVAIANSVPLKEHEAIMYVSLHLNASFNKNARGYEVWYLSPEYRRNLLDPDRYGDNKEILPILNAMLEEEFTTESILIAQGIHKRLTEEVGVLLPSRGIKAAEWFVVRNTRMPAVLVELGFITNQQDASLLYEQESLSRFVKALYNGIVDFTTTFERSGGFVNHK, encoded by the coding sequence ATGGGTATACCCGCGGATTACCGCAGCGAATGGTCAGGAAAAGGGATGAGCGTCACTATCCTTGTTTGTGTTTTTCTCTTGTTTGTCATTCCTCTTGCCGCTCAAGAATCTTTTCTTTCTCTTGAAGACACCCTCAGTCGTCTTTCTGCCACGTTTTACTATGACCCTTTAGGAGAAGTGGGGGTACTCGACGTAGCGGGCCATCGCTGTGTTTTCCCTCTGTGGGTTTCTCCGGATAGTCTTGTTGCTTCTCCCCTCGTTCCGGTTATTATCGATGGTGCGACGGTTTTTTATGCGGAAGCACCGGTCTTCCGGCAGGGTAAGCCCCAGTTCCCTTCCAGCTTTGTGGAAACCCTTCGGCAACGAATAGCCGAGCTTGAAGAAGAAGAAAAAAGCCGGTTTCGGATTGCGGCCATCGTTATCGACCCGGGACATGGGGGAAAAGACCCTGGTGCGGTAGGGGAACTTATGAAAAATGGAAAGAAGCTTACCCTCCGAGAAAAGGATATCACCCTTAGGGCGGGGAAGGAACTCTATGGGCTGTTAAAAAAGCAGTATCCCGATAAGCGAATCTTACTTACCCGGGATGAGGATGTGTATGTAAGCCTGGAAGATCGGGTAGCTATTGCCAATTCGGTTCCTTTAAAAGAGCATGAAGCCATAATGTATGTTTCGCTTCACCTGAACGCTTCTTTTAACAAGAATGCCCGGGGCTATGAAGTATGGTACCTTTCGCCTGAGTATCGAAGAAATCTCCTTGATCCCGATCGGTATGGGGATAATAAAGAGATCCTTCCCATTCTTAATGCCATGTTAGAGGAAGAATTCACCACCGAAAGTATTCTTATTGCGCAGGGCATCCATAAGCGTCTTACCGAGGAAGTGGGAGTGCTCCTCCCCTCTCGGGGCATAAAGGCGGCCGAATGGTTTGTGGTACGAAACACCCGCATGCCTGCCGTATTGGTAGAATTGGGCTTTATCACTAACCAACAGGACGCATCGTTGTTGTATGAACAGGAAAGCTTGTCGCGGTTTGTCAAAGCATTGTATAACGGTATTGTAGACTTTACCACTACGTTTGAACGTTCAGGAGGCTTTGTGAATCACAAATGA
- a CDS encoding methyltransferase domain-containing protein, translating into MNDAPLPRLLVVPTQEKGRGGGHLMRCIQVVEDLRKRGLEVYLYDAPSEVSSLAPLDPFSTTWSAIILDRFQTKKAELSFWRQWGPVVGLDEGGPCRASFDYLIDIIPSLPPRIPPNLFFPQALGVPDIRRSNWPEQAPPSLRMLVTFGAEDPRALSVPVARLLLASRWGSVTIVVGPRNRQGVENIRQEFPDGKVEILSAPNNLKELLADYDLVFTHYGLTAYETLFARVPVLLLNPTPYHHRLARWYGFYSLGVGKGALRRLNSLVRVSERGRFFSLFSQSEKGRPSVSTPFPQSFSTTEVPARDALYRKVCTASRRVLERCTAPAGEGQAVSSEVALPEAEPPSPRSLADLLSRWVFPGKGRCPLCGGHPSPGARALARFPDRTYFRCAFCGMTYMVRPQSPAIHYDGAYFGEEYKKQYGRTYLEDFPHLKNMARARLNQIILLLERSPRKVGLGKEPREEATMEKTKGDGGNPSRGKSGSVIPSEQRPKGPTLLDIGCAYGPFLDAAREEGFTCFGMDPSSDGIDYVQHTLGIPAARAFFPQEDPRRLFGCPSFDVITLWYVIEHFPNLKEVLSQINACLPIGGVFAFSTPSLSGISGRTNLSRFLERSPADHWTLWDPRETAAFLARFGFKLVTIQSTGHHPERFPWLGPVAEQSLPGAKNDKGGRASWVYRFLLKTSRVLRLGDTFEAYAIKIRHLDNR; encoded by the coding sequence ATGAATGATGCGCCCTTGCCCCGGTTGCTGGTCGTTCCCACCCAGGAAAAAGGAAGGGGGGGAGGCCACCTTATGCGGTGTATCCAGGTAGTGGAGGACCTCCGAAAAAGGGGCCTTGAGGTCTATCTCTATGACGCTCCCTCGGAGGTTTCCTCTCTTGCTCCCCTGGATCCTTTTTCTACAACCTGGAGCGCCATCATTCTGGATAGGTTTCAGACAAAGAAAGCAGAACTTTCCTTTTGGCGCCAATGGGGGCCGGTAGTAGGGCTTGATGAGGGAGGGCCCTGCCGGGCTTCCTTCGATTATCTCATCGATATTATTCCGTCCCTGCCTCCCCGGATTCCGCCCAACCTCTTTTTCCCGCAGGCCCTCGGTGTTCCTGATATACGACGTTCCAACTGGCCTGAACAGGCTCCACCCTCTCTTCGGATGTTGGTAACCTTTGGGGCAGAGGACCCCCGGGCCCTTTCGGTGCCGGTGGCCCGTCTGCTTCTTGCATCCCGCTGGGGCTCGGTGACCATCGTAGTTGGTCCCCGGAATCGGCAAGGGGTAGAGAATATACGGCAGGAATTTCCCGATGGAAAGGTGGAAATTCTCTCTGCCCCGAATAACCTTAAGGAACTGCTTGCGGATTATGATCTCGTATTCACCCATTACGGCCTTACCGCCTATGAGACGCTCTTCGCCCGGGTGCCGGTGTTGCTTCTTAATCCTACCCCTTACCACCATCGCCTTGCCCGGTGGTATGGCTTTTATTCCCTGGGGGTAGGGAAAGGGGCCCTCCGTCGGTTGAACTCCCTGGTGCGGGTTTCAGAGAGAGGGCGCTTTTTCTCCCTCTTTTCTCAAAGTGAAAAGGGGCGCCCTTCTGTTTCGACCCCCTTTCCCCAATCTTTCTCGACAACGGAGGTCCCGGCGAGGGATGCCCTGTATCGTAAGGTGTGCACCGCTTCCCGAAGGGTTCTTGAGCGCTGTACAGCCCCTGCAGGTGAGGGACAAGCAGTTTCCTCTGAGGTTGCCCTTCCCGAAGCTGAGCCACCATCTCCCCGTTCCCTCGCCGATCTACTCAGCCGCTGGGTGTTCCCGGGAAAGGGGCGGTGCCCCCTCTGTGGTGGCCATCCTTCTCCAGGGGCCCGGGCACTGGCCCGCTTCCCCGATCGAACCTATTTCCGCTGTGCCTTCTGCGGTATGACCTACATGGTGCGTCCGCAATCTCCGGCGATTCACTACGATGGGGCCTACTTTGGGGAAGAATACAAAAAGCAGTATGGCAGGACCTATTTAGAAGATTTTCCGCATCTCAAAAACATGGCCCGGGCCCGTCTTAACCAGATTATCCTTCTTTTAGAGAGATCCCCGAGAAAAGTGGGGCTGGGAAAGGAGCCTCGGGAAGAGGCGACGATGGAGAAAACGAAGGGAGACGGGGGAAACCCGTCTCGAGGGAAGTCTGGGTCGGTCATCCCCTCAGAACAGCGTCCTAAAGGGCCCACCCTTCTTGATATTGGCTGCGCCTATGGGCCCTTCTTAGATGCGGCCCGGGAAGAGGGCTTTACCTGTTTTGGTATGGACCCCTCATCGGATGGTATTGACTATGTCCAGCACACCCTGGGTATCCCCGCGGCCCGGGCCTTTTTCCCCCAGGAGGATCCCCGTCGCCTCTTCGGTTGTCCCTCCTTTGATGTGATCACCCTCTGGTATGTGATAGAACATTTCCCCAATCTTAAGGAAGTACTTTCCCAGATCAACGCCTGTTTACCCATTGGGGGAGTGTTCGCCTTTTCAACCCCCTCCCTGTCGGGTATTTCGGGGCGTACCAACCTCTCTCGTTTTCTCGAAAGGAGCCCCGCCGACCACTGGACCCTCTGGGACCCCCGGGAAACGGCGGCCTTCCTTGCCCGTTTTGGGTTTAAACTGGTTACAATCCAGAGTACGGGACATCATCCGGAACGCTTCCCCTGGCTCGGACCGGTGGCGGAACAGTCCCTTCCGGGGGCGAAGAATGATAAGGGTGGGCGGGCAAGCTGGGTCTATCGATTCTTACTGAAGACGAGTCGGGTATTGCGTTTAGGGGATACCTTTGAAGCCTATGCGATTAAAATTCGACATCTTGATAACCGATGA
- a CDS encoding spore coat protein gives MKKSLTTGLILQARIDSSRLPRKALLDLGDKPLIFRVMEALLHVPVEYHILACPADAVEAFRPLAKDAGFHLFVGDKENVLSRYVGAARAFDLDIIVRATGDNPFVFSDGATRLLYETMRCGADYGAYGGLPYGAGVEVVRREALERALREAETAYDREHVCPYLYTHPEFFYLHRPLAPRLWRDSQLRLTVDTQADYEWARILYEALSQDPLVQQKTELRYTGKVIRRVARFLDSGDSSAGKFSLSDASVQGACENGGTPFKKAESAPELPEGQRSGGLDKPVVPSSAGQRGAL, from the coding sequence ATGAAAAAATCACTTACCACGGGGCTTATCCTGCAGGCCCGCATCGATTCTTCCCGGTTGCCCCGAAAAGCCCTGTTAGATTTAGGGGACAAACCGCTTATCTTTCGGGTGATGGAAGCCCTCCTGCATGTGCCGGTGGAATATCATATTCTTGCCTGCCCTGCTGATGCGGTAGAAGCCTTTCGTCCCCTTGCAAAGGATGCGGGCTTTCACCTTTTTGTGGGAGATAAGGAAAATGTCCTATCCCGCTATGTGGGGGCTGCCCGGGCCTTTGATCTTGATATTATTGTGCGGGCCACAGGGGATAACCCCTTCGTGTTTAGCGATGGGGCTACGCGATTGCTGTATGAGACGATGCGCTGTGGGGCCGATTATGGGGCCTATGGAGGACTTCCCTATGGGGCTGGGGTAGAAGTTGTCCGGCGAGAGGCCCTGGAACGGGCCCTCCGGGAGGCAGAAACGGCCTATGATCGGGAACATGTCTGTCCCTATCTGTATACCCACCCGGAGTTTTTTTATCTTCACCGCCCGCTGGCTCCCCGCCTATGGCGCGATTCCCAGCTTCGCCTTACGGTGGATACCCAGGCCGATTATGAATGGGCCCGGATTCTCTATGAAGCCCTGTCTCAGGATCCTCTGGTGCAACAAAAAACGGAACTGCGGTATACGGGTAAGGTGATTCGCCGGGTTGCCCGGTTTTTAGATTCTGGAGATTCCTCCGCAGGGAAGTTCTCCCTATCTGATGCCTCGGTGCAAGGCGCTTGCGAAAACGGAGGGACGCCCTTTAAAAAGGCAGAATCGGCTCCTGAACTCCCCGAGGGACAAAGGTCTGGGGGCCTGGATAAACCGGTGGTTCCTTCTTCCGCAGGGCAGAGGGGGGCTTTATGA
- a CDS encoding tetratricopeptide repeat protein, producing MMKTPPVLLEWDTLKDNFFQFYEQRRQVTRLLQEQLEGAFLRFSPRPTVKSRTKDFESFYKKYVRLIQNNSASLPKITDLIGLRIVCTFIEDVQLVEDVIKKLFVIHEIERKGSQYSFKEFGYESTHVLIRIPDTLIQEYGPLGCDVAEIQIRTILQDAWAEVEHELVYKAEFTPFDEPMKRKLAAVNASLSLADIVFQEIRDYQRQLNRELDRRRESFYKKVEDATDREIFKQEETSELKPSMWYSLEGSRSRESLDDLLLDALYAHNQGNFEEAIALYTRIIETSPPVTVAAVIYKHRAMAYFAESRYEEAIQDFSRALELDPKSYKAAYFRGIVYAVLQRFTEAIEDYSRSLEVNPYQFYALYRRSQAYYHLGDYTQALSDCEAALRIHPDSEKAQRFRQLLLKKIET from the coding sequence ATGATGAAAACTCCTCCGGTTCTTTTGGAATGGGATACTCTCAAGGATAATTTTTTTCAATTTTATGAACAGCGGCGCCAGGTGACAAGGCTCCTTCAGGAACAATTGGAAGGGGCCTTCCTGCGCTTTTCTCCTCGCCCAACGGTTAAGTCTCGCACAAAGGATTTTGAAAGTTTCTATAAAAAGTATGTTCGGTTGATTCAAAATAATTCGGCCTCGTTGCCTAAGATTACCGACCTTATTGGATTGCGGATCGTATGTACTTTTATTGAAGACGTCCAACTTGTGGAAGATGTCATAAAAAAACTTTTTGTAATTCATGAAATTGAACGGAAGGGTTCCCAGTATTCTTTTAAAGAATTTGGCTATGAATCCACCCATGTGCTGATTCGAATTCCTGATACTCTGATCCAGGAGTATGGTCCCTTAGGATGCGATGTGGCGGAGATTCAAATTCGTACTATTTTACAGGACGCCTGGGCAGAGGTGGAACATGAGCTCGTGTATAAAGCTGAGTTTACCCCTTTTGATGAGCCGATGAAACGAAAGCTGGCAGCGGTGAATGCGAGTCTTTCTCTGGCGGACATTGTTTTCCAGGAAATAAGGGACTATCAGCGCCAATTGAATCGGGAGTTGGATAGGCGGCGAGAAAGTTTTTATAAAAAAGTAGAGGATGCAACGGATCGGGAAATTTTTAAACAAGAAGAAACGTCCGAACTAAAACCTTCGATGTGGTATTCTTTAGAAGGAAGCCGTTCGAGGGAATCTCTGGATGATCTCTTATTAGACGCCCTCTATGCCCATAACCAGGGAAATTTTGAGGAAGCGATCGCCCTCTATACCCGTATTATCGAAACCTCTCCTCCAGTTACGGTAGCCGCAGTAATCTATAAACATCGGGCGATGGCCTATTTTGCCGAGTCCCGGTACGAAGAGGCTATTCAAGACTTTAGTCGAGCCCTGGAACTGGACCCCAAGTCCTATAAGGCTGCCTATTTCCGGGGTATCGTATATGCGGTTCTGCAGCGGTTTACCGAAGCGATAGAAGATTACTCCCGATCCCTTGAGGTAAATCCCTATCAATTTTATGCCCTATATCGGCGATCCCAGGCGTATTATCACCTTGGAGATTATACCCAGGCCCTTTCGGATTGTGAGGCGGCACTCCGGATCCATCCGGATTCAGAAAAGGCCCAGCGGTTTCGTCAACTCCTGCTAAAAAAGATTGAAACCTAG
- a CDS encoding spiro-SPASM protein, protein MNAIAILFAGNITPYAFEPLENRNQGEKPEEKKLPPEGSEKPGTSLAPSVHGNSSVSALEQTLERVSRFPFCVKIALLCREADVSSIQKVLSRCDLPVPVTVQAAATWDLGSLLDQMIGLSQGMDALYYAWADTPFIDPQLAASMIERHRKYRAEYTNSDGWPSGLAPEIIAPGILPVLRALLKEEKLPVERDSLFLVFQRDINAFDIETEISPVDLRPYRLSLSADTKRNYVLLQSLSAAGLTGAAGIEDLLIREGEHLRTLPAFYSIQITRHCPQECRLCPYPRLGKRRGEPITAQHESMGLEQFTALLDRIVAFSDDAYIDISLWGEPASHPQIKDLIQAILDRPSLSGIIETSGIGWDPAFFPSLRRQLEQAAPRPLGRKPLYFILSLDSQDPARYQELRGPGYEEAQERAHQVLELFPEVTYFQALRIQGNEDDIERFYRYWKDKGGQVIIQKYDYFCGYLEQKRAGDISPLVRRPCWHLMRDMHILIDGAVPLCRESIDPPLVLGNVFQEGLAEIWERGNTVYRQHLKGSYTGICKDCDEYYTYNF, encoded by the coding sequence ATGAATGCCATTGCCATTCTTTTTGCGGGGAACATCACTCCCTATGCTTTTGAACCGTTAGAAAACCGAAACCAAGGGGAGAAGCCTGAAGAAAAAAAACTCCCCCCCGAGGGTTCTGAAAAACCGGGGACCTCCCTTGCCCCTTCTGTTCATGGTAACTCCTCTGTTTCGGCCCTGGAACAAACCCTCGAGCGGGTAAGCCGCTTTCCCTTTTGTGTGAAAATCGCCCTGCTCTGTAGAGAGGCGGATGTTTCTTCCATTCAAAAGGTCCTGAGCCGTTGCGACCTCCCTGTGCCGGTCACGGTACAAGCGGCAGCAACCTGGGACCTGGGATCCCTCTTAGATCAGATGATAGGGCTTTCCCAGGGGATGGATGCCCTCTATTATGCCTGGGCGGATACGCCCTTTATAGATCCCCAACTGGCGGCTTCCATGATTGAGCGGCACCGGAAATACCGGGCCGAATACACCAATAGCGATGGCTGGCCCTCTGGGCTGGCGCCGGAAATCATAGCTCCCGGGATACTCCCTGTACTGCGGGCCCTGTTAAAAGAGGAAAAACTCCCCGTCGAACGGGATAGCCTTTTCCTGGTGTTCCAGCGGGATATCAATGCCTTTGATATCGAAACGGAAATCTCGCCCGTAGACCTCCGGCCCTATCGGCTCAGCCTTTCGGCGGATACCAAACGCAATTATGTTTTGCTGCAGTCCCTGAGTGCGGCGGGACTTACCGGTGCAGCGGGAATAGAGGATCTGCTTATCAGAGAGGGGGAACACCTGCGGACCCTTCCTGCCTTTTACAGTATTCAGATTACCCGGCACTGTCCCCAGGAATGCCGCCTCTGCCCGTACCCCCGCCTGGGGAAGCGCCGGGGTGAGCCCATTACGGCTCAACATGAATCCATGGGACTGGAGCAGTTTACGGCCCTGCTAGACCGGATAGTTGCCTTTAGCGATGATGCGTATATCGATATTTCCTTATGGGGAGAGCCCGCCTCTCATCCTCAGATTAAAGACCTTATCCAGGCTATTTTGGATCGACCTTCCCTGAGTGGTATTATCGAAACCAGTGGTATTGGGTGGGATCCAGCTTTTTTCCCCTCCCTTCGTAGGCAACTGGAACAGGCCGCTCCGCGGCCCTTAGGAAGAAAGCCCCTGTATTTTATTCTTTCGTTGGATTCTCAGGACCCTGCCCGTTATCAGGAACTCCGGGGGCCTGGTTATGAGGAAGCCCAGGAACGGGCCCACCAGGTGCTGGAGCTTTTTCCTGAGGTTACCTACTTCCAGGCCCTTCGCATTCAGGGAAACGAGGATGATATCGAAAGGTTCTATCGGTATTGGAAAGATAAGGGGGGCCAGGTAATTATTCAAAAGTATGATTATTTTTGTGGGTACCTGGAACAAAAACGGGCAGGGGACATTTCTCCGTTGGTACGGCGGCCCTGTTGGCACCTTATGCGGGATATGCATATTTTGATAGATGGGGCGGTGCCGCTGTGTCGAGAAAGTATCGATCCTCCCCTGGTGCTGGGGAATGTGTTTCAAGAAGGTCTTGCAGAAATCTGGGAACGGGGAAATACCGTGTACCGACAACACCTTAAGGGATCCTATACGGGGATATGTAAGGACTGCGATGAGTACTATACCTACAACTTTTAA
- a CDS encoding flagellar filament outer layer protein FlaA, translating into MKRTFILVAIALFVAGALSAEEAVLIDFSKLAADILPNQDNVPTQNRATMMDFSNVAGGSFTAEQKKLMRTSLALANWDVILASSSRTVANEAKSYALEAPSKQFGKVMGVRIHFPLAPFNSWARIQPPFEIPAFETMAQVADDGTVQQPTEQDKASKVTRFENGYGVVKNVGVIKSLAVNVYGLNFPHALSVILIDSDGNEKIIPMGYLKFDGWGELRWDNPQYVENVRNRELRLYPIYPKSTPFVKFGGFLIQRDGAHEGGDFVVYFKDVKMIYDKAVLDTERDIDDEALWNIIRDRENERKTIEMSRFGQAQVLRYLESQKKATETGFTPSTGTNQQNQ; encoded by the coding sequence ATGAAACGGACGTTCATTCTTGTTGCCATCGCGTTGTTTGTGGCGGGAGCCTTGAGTGCCGAGGAAGCCGTTCTTATCGACTTCTCTAAACTAGCGGCGGATATACTCCCTAACCAGGACAACGTACCCACCCAGAACCGTGCGACCATGATGGATTTCTCCAACGTGGCCGGCGGCAGCTTCACCGCGGAGCAGAAGAAGCTCATGAGGACCTCCCTGGCCCTTGCCAATTGGGATGTTATCCTTGCGTCTTCTTCTCGGACAGTTGCAAACGAGGCAAAAAGTTATGCCCTCGAGGCCCCCTCTAAACAGTTTGGAAAGGTAATGGGTGTGCGGATCCATTTCCCGCTTGCTCCCTTTAACTCCTGGGCCCGGATTCAGCCTCCCTTTGAAATTCCTGCGTTCGAGACTATGGCTCAGGTTGCCGATGATGGGACGGTCCAACAGCCCACTGAACAGGATAAGGCCAGCAAGGTAACCCGTTTTGAAAATGGCTATGGGGTGGTAAAGAATGTAGGGGTGATCAAGTCCCTGGCGGTAAATGTGTATGGACTTAATTTCCCCCATGCCTTGTCGGTAATCCTCATTGATTCAGATGGGAATGAGAAGATTATCCCCATGGGATATCTTAAGTTTGACGGATGGGGAGAGCTCCGCTGGGATAACCCGCAGTATGTGGAGAATGTCCGGAATCGGGAACTCCGCTTGTATCCTATTTATCCTAAGTCCACTCCCTTTGTGAAGTTTGGTGGCTTCCTTATTCAGCGGGATGGGGCCCATGAAGGGGGAGACTTCGTGGTATACTTCAAAGATGTCAAGATGATCTACGATAAGGCTGTCCTTGACACTGAACGGGATATCGATGACGAGGCCCTGTGGAACATTATCCGGGATCGAGAAAATGAACGGAAGACCATCGAGATGTCTCGATTCGGCCAGGCCCAGGTACTCCGCTATCTTGAAAGCCAGAAGAAGGCCACGGAGACCGGTTTTACTCCTTCTACAGGGACGAACCAGCAAAACCAATAA